Within Hoplias malabaricus isolate fHopMal1 chromosome 16, fHopMal1.hap1, whole genome shotgun sequence, the genomic segment TGTCTTTGAATATCCTTACAACAATCCCCTAACAAGAAATATGAGCAGTGTTAactagatttaagatgatttcacttGCTGAAACCctatttttttgcagtgtgcTGGAGAGAGTTTTGGCCCCAGCTTCAGGCCCATATTTTGGCTGCCGTCCCAGTTAACATCACAAGGTTGTCTTTGGCTTTTGAGGGACTGGAAAAGGTAGGGAAGTCAGGATGGGTTGGGTCAGGATGGGTCACCATGTGGCCTGTGCTATTTTCCAAGCAATGCAACCAGGCAGTAGCACGCACTGCTTTTTCACAGACTGGAGCTGGAAAGGTATGTTTTTCCTCCCGTGCTACATGCTTTAAGGTATCTTTTCATCACCTGGACACATTTGATATTACATTGATTTATGCTGGACCAGCCAATTAGGATTCAGCTCAAACTGTCCGGCTTGTCATTATCTTTATCATTCAGGAATGAAGATAAGACCAAACCAAAGATAACCCTGACTCGGCCGTCTTCTGTGATGTTCCTGTCGATGACAACATCATTAAATGATATTTCAACATTATAATCAATCAGAAACagactgtatttattttaatattagtgAATTATATCAACATAAAGCAATGTGGTGAAGACAATGTGGACATTCAGGGTTAGTTGTCAGTAACAAAGCTccagacaaaacaaaaagtggGGTCCTTATCTATAAACTATCCAATTATAGCATTAGAAGATCATATATCTAATGGATAGGGCTTGGagatcacacagagagagagagagagagatttagggAAAGAAATCTTTCATAATATTCTATTGACATTACAGTATCAAGATTTTATcccaaaatcatttttttttcaaatattgacatcatttgaaaacaccaACCATGATTCTGAGATGGATTGCGTGGATAAGAACATGGTGAAGCTGATGAAAACACCAGCTAGATTTTGACTCTGTCAAAATTACATAACACACCTAGAAGTGCTGTTAAATGGCTTATAATTCATAATACCTTTATTCTCTTATCTTCTTATTTTTTCTTGGTCTAGGTAATGAGCTATTCCTCAAGCCCTTCTGTGGCTCCATCTTCTGGGAGAATGAGTGAATTACAAAGCTAACACTCACTAGTGCCCTCTAGACACACTCAGTGTAACAATGCAGATCTGGAAGTCTGGacaatcattaaaaaataataaataaataaatatgtttgttaATGCAGATGTAGTTTgttatgaaaacaaaacagaatgtgttattttgaaagtgaaagGAAAATTCCAAACATGGGGAAGATAGGATGTTCATGAACAGTGTGTAGCACACAATACATCTGTGATTAGCTCATGTATGTAACACCTGATAAGTTAGCATGGCTGACATGCCCCTCTCAAACCTGGTCTAAGTTTTGGCCCCAGTGATGCCCTCTACGGTCAGCTTTCTCTGGGTGATGGATGACCACACTCTCCCCATCACGAGCACAATACTAGCCAGTGTGGACACATATTAGCTAGCATATCAGGCCTGGGAAGTCTGTATTATCCTAAAACATATATTGAGCTGTCCTGTGGTGCTGTATTAGCAGCAGTCTGAAAAGAATCAGTACTAGGCTAATGGGTGAAATTGGCAACTACTTTATTGATATAGCTGCATCCCAGTCTTGATGTCTCATGTACTTCTTTTTGGGCATTTGAGGCTGAGGCCAACAGCAATTTCCGAGGCCATGTCTGGAGCAATCTCTGAGGCTAGAGCTGAAACAATGTCTGGGACTGAAACTGGAGCAATAACTGAGGTTAATGCTGAAGCAATAAGGTTTAGTGTTCTGGTCTGAAAAACGTGCAGAACTGACATTTTACTTTACATGTTAGTTGTGATCTACACAATAggagaaataacaaaacaaaacaagaacatCATTTTGAAAATTATACTTCAGACATGATTCATGATTTTATTGGAAGAAATCTATGAAGACACTTCAATTTCAGTGTAAATGCAAGCTAATACTTTCTCAGTACAGACTTTATCCAGGGCAAACGTTCAGATATTTTGGTAAAAACATCTGGCTTTTTAGGATTGTCACATGTGTACGCATCACCAAAAGAAACAATACCCACTGCTGTATTGTTGCACACCAAAGGACCCCCAGAGTCCCCctgtgaaaaacaaagaaatgaacAGATTATCATCCGGCTAGATTTGACTCTCATTAATTCAAGATATGAGAAGGTGACCTattcaataattcaatatttttCATACCCAGCAAGTTCCTCCAGGATGAGCTGCACACACCATTCCTTGGCTTAGAGGCTTGTCCCAGAGATCCTTGCATTTCTTCTGGTCTATGATACTGACCTGTGTCTCCAGTAGGCGACTACTTAAGCCTTTATAGGTTCCTTTTTGCCCCCAACCAGCTATGCTGCACCTGGAGTTGGCTTTGATGTCCTCTGGTTTTCGAGGGATGGAgattgttgtgaaaaataattttattactttgtattagtggacaaatatccttaaatgattagttaaaattagaaagtataattacatattcattgtatgaaaccttgtattcatatgaatgattaaccagtattttaaccatgcatttaaacagtttagaatctgcacactaactgacatgctgactcagtgtttacacctttctaatttcttagatctttaacagatctgcacttaggcttgtagtataaattccaagtgttagttaggacagttgaactttagggcatctcagtgaccttaagtccattagtgacccctctgaatcttggtgacagaaaaggaatgtgggtaataaaacctacagagtcagaagggcatgatgagtgttttggggtcataggtgcatgtgaaacatgcacgcagaaacctgagtactaacatgtctaattatgcatattaatatatgttaatcagccagaaacgccttgccagcagggtattcgtcatttggggtataaaacTATGGAGTCAGATCCCAAGagtcagaactttgcgtggaagggcactaggttgcgtttcttatgtattagttctcctggttccagtattaaaataaatactttggtttgctttgaacttcactcgactggtctttgtgaaacttccggaacgagcacgcctccctcaggagagagggtgtattttggatcttttggagatcttctaaattttaattactttgggaacggtccaaaaagaacatttaattcttcaAGATCCACTTCACACTCTTTTTAACAGTTCTTTTTTGACAGTTCCTTGTAACTATGAGATAATcaatatttgctgaattatcATCAAGGTCAAacagatatatatattatattgcaTCAATGTGACTCATATGATACAAAAGGCCAATTATTAGGCTATTTGATTAAGACAAAACCTTGACAACTCAATGCATGTATTTTTATAGTTGGAGTCAAGTTTTACTTTGTTTAGTTACTTCAACTAAAGTAGCTATTAAAGATGAAGTGGCTGTTTACCTCTAAAGTCAGGATATCATAGTCAAATGAATTATCGTCAAGGTACTTCGGATGCACATGGTAACTCTTCACTTGCATTGTTATAGAGCGTTCTTTTCTGTCTTTCAGGTTATGAGCACCGAGGACAGCCGTGAATATCAATTTCCTGTTTAGATGAGCATACCAGATATTTAGATTTAATTGGTGTCACTGCAACACattaaaaatttacagaaacacAACATACCCTGGAGTAACAAATTCTTCTAGCAAAAAACGCCTAATTGGTATTAAACTACCACATTTTTACTACTTATTAAAGAGTAACTAGGATAAATAAGGAATGACTAACAAATTTATTTGCTCATGACTATTTCGGTATAAAACCATATGCAACAAATAGCTGCTAACTTATTATCAagctgaaaatatttaaatagctGCTTATTACTACATAATTAAGCAGTAACAAGGTTGAATTTACTGTGCtatttatgattttataatACACAATAGGCTACTGAGAGGATTAATGCAGAGCACAGAACTGTTTGAAACTCATTACAAAAAAGAAGTAAATACAAGTAAATAAAAGAagaatataagtaaataaaatattgtttacatGTTACACATCTGTAGTAAATGTTTAGAAGCAAAATGTTATGTTAGATTTCTTGTTACTGCTTTATAACTTTGTGGAATATTTGGGTTATTACCTCAAAAACTAATAAGTAGTCATCAAGATACTAAGAATGTACATGCTATCAGTGCTatcaatgcaaaataaaaatagttgTTGTTACTGTATCTCACATTAGGTGATAACAGCTTTTTCAGAGTAATGAGGGTAATTTTCGTAGGAAGTTGTTACTGTATAAAGTAGAACGCATTGATTTTACACAGTCCCCCAACCACATTACTAGGGTTAATTTCCCTGCTTGTTAGAATGGTACTGCTGATGTTAGAACCTTATCTGAGATGCAGTAAATATCTCCTTAACTGTAACCGACCATTGGACTGTTGCTGCTTTGTCTCTGATCCATAAGGtgttcattgttattttttgttgtagaTTGTTCATATTTTATGCACAATTTACAAAGCATTAATTATTTTGACTTCTGGATTCGAATAATGGCATTTTAATGGCACTTAATATTCATCGAAGTAAGCACTCTGGAGATGACTATATTCACCTTTATTACTACTTAATAACATAGTAATAAATTGTCTAAAAATATTCTATGGCTATTAATATGCCTCTTGTATGTAAACATTTCCAATTATTATCATAATTAGTAAACATTAAACACTTAATTCAATCTTACTTGTTCCAGCAGTGTGCTGCTGTCATGACAAATCTTTTGGACACAAGGAAGCCCCCACATTTGTGCCCTCCACTTGTCTGGACAGACACCATATACGGCCTAGAGTGGGGTTTAGCTTCTGTGCCATTCACTATACCAACATCAACACTgtctgaaagagaaaaacatgGAAGAGTTGTAATCGGAATGCAATATTCACCTTCATACATCCAGGCCTTTTGAATCATTCTAACTCCTGTCTAACACTAGCTAGTGTCCTTGAATAGAAACTTGTGTCTCACTTTGTTCAGGCAGCACTTACCAGAGTGGATGAGGATTGGCAGCAGAGCAGCCAGCAGGGACACAGAGAGGAGAGCCATGATGCACTGCAAAGTGTTCTCTTTGAAGAAGAAAAAGGGTTTAAATAGCAATGTGGAAATCTTCAGTTCCCCAAAACCAGTCTTTCTTATGGTGTGCTCCTTGTGTTTAACACGGAAAGGAGAACCAACAGAAAGCTTACCAACTTCTGTGACCTTCGCAAACTGTCACAAAAATAACTTTatattacttatatatatatatatatgacactaTTAATGAGTTATGGGCCTGGTGTTGGCCCCTCCTTGAAAAATATGAAAGCAACACATTTTCTGGGAATTTCAGTTGCTGCCTGGGCTGGTGCAGGCTAACTCAAATTAATAATAGTAAGGACTTATTCTTAAATAAAGTAATCGTGTGTATTTCTGCAGCCAGTTCTGGTGTcagaatttaattatttttaatcctGAGTTCAGAGTAAACTGCTCTAGATTTAACCATGACATGTAGCAAACGACTTGCCACGGTGATTCTTAAACTTTCTTACCTGTTTGCAAAAGCTGAAAATGGTAAgggcctacacacacacacacacacaaacacactttttcTCTTGTCATTACTCCTTACATGTCATTTCATATTGTGATgagatcacacactcaccaagtcaatCAGACTCTCACAGCTATGAATAATTTCCCACAGACtttccacctaacaacatgggtttttggaccgtgggaggaaaccggagcacctggtggaaacccatgcggacacagggacaacacactcctcacagacagtcacccagagtggggctcagaacccacaaccccaggaccctgcaaaatgtgtgacagcgacactacctgcagcatcACTGTGCCGTCCCTCCATTATAAGTCTAAATTccaaaattgtgttgatttactTTGTTGAGTTATTTTGAGAATTAAAACGTATTATAATTTAAATAGACCTGTAATGAAaggttacaaatattcacccctCCTTCTagaaatgtaatgtaccttagagaacacaactggactttaaaaccactgttgtatctttaaaagtatattttaatttgtacttttagtgaaaataatgtacctgtacattgtattttttttctgagagtgtagaatTGAGCACCATGTGCCACAGTGCTGCAATTGTACTGTGAATGAAGTCACTAAATAGGTAAGTCCACTTTTTAGACATCATTTAGACATCAGAATAATCAGACATACAGAAAACCTGCTTGCttcatatttatgttttatttaaatgtttaaaaacattgtttgcttttttgcttcatttagttcattagctaaaaaaaacaacaacatttgaGACAAGAGAAATCATGCTTGAGAAAAATGCTTTTATTGAGATAAAATCTGCCAAATGGTCTGGCTTTGCTCATTTGTTAAATGTGGGCTACACACGGTCAAGAATAGAACTGATCCAGGGCAGGAATGCAGATATTTTGGCAAAACCATTTGGACCCTGGGGTTCCTCACACGTACCAGTAATGAAAGAATCAATACCCACTGCAGTGTCCTTACACACTAAAGGACCTCCGGAGTCTCCCTGTTAACAAcacacaagagcattagtgtcCTACTAGTGGTCAGCGGTTAAATCACTGCCTATGAGTGTTAcatttagggttaggtttaagggTTTTAGATTTACCTTTTAGATTTAGGTGTTAGCGATagcattaaacaaacacaaaatgtaGCAGTTTCCTAATGTTTTGGAGCTTAGATTTAGGTTTAGTTAAATTTAGGGTTAAAGCCAGCATttgggttaagtttagggttagatTAGAGTTAGGGTTATATGGAAATTTATAAACCtgatttttcttattttgtgtTGCCAGAAATTCACATTAACATTCACAAATATCATTAGTACACAATTACAAGTgttaattatatttcatttacattttacgaATTGTGTAAATGGTTTGCAGTAAAATATGCTCAAAGTATCCTTGAGACCAGCAGTAGTTCAGAAGGTGTGGACAACAAGTAGACGCATGATTAATTTGCTAAGCCTGatcaaaacaatatttatgagaAGAAACGCATACATCAGCATTTTTTACTTACAAAGCATGCTCCTCCTGGATGAACTGCACACACTCgctgtttatttacactgtgctTCTTACAGTCTATGACTCTGATACTTGTTTCCATCAGACGGTTACTTGTGGACTCATTGTCACCGGTTTGTCCCCATCCAGCTACACTGCAGATCGTACCGACTGGGATGTCCTCCTCTATTTTGGGGATGCTGATTGTTGTGATTGTTGGGCCCAGTGGTACTGTTTCCTTGAGCTGTAGCAATGTCAGAAAGTTTAAAAATTACACTGCAACTGTCTCAGTGTCTGTTCACATAAATAGTAATACATTGACTGAACTGTATTTAGCAATGATGAATCTTTATCTTAATGAACCAAGGTCTACAAGTGCACTGCGCTGTCTGGACATGGATAAACTAAAAAGTTTACCTCATGCACAAtatttatcatatatatatatatatatatacatatatcattttttttattttatttttttttctcctcaccAAAATATGACACCAGGAAGTTAGtgtgagatacatgttttctgattcatatatatatatatatatatatatatatatatatatatatatatatatattttttttttttttttttgtgagccaCTAGACAGCTCAGCACCCTGGGAGTACAGCACTAACAAATCTGACAAGGCAAGTGAGGACTCCTGGACTCCAAGCCACGGATGCCTGAGTCATCACAAGGGGCTGAAGCTGAATTCTGGATCCCTAGTTTGATGAATTAGGAGTTTATGTTGTGCTTGGAGTTGTTATGGAGGGCTGGTATGTTTCATGGTACTTGCTTCTGTGTTGGGCTCAAATACTGCCTGTACCCTTGCTCAATTACTGCTCACATGGCTGTGTCTCAATACCTATCTTTCTTTCAAGGtctttacaatattttttgttttggtgaTATTTTTAATGATTGTGAAAATGTCTTGAGGGATTTACACTGAAGGCAAACATTTATCATGTAATATGATTCAGATTGTTGTAAGATTCCTTGGCATGTTCTGAATAAAACTTGGTTGCTATAGTCATCATTTTTGtgttgtaccttaaaatttttATCTATGTGCCCATTTTTTAACTTAAGGGTCTTGTCATGGGCCTAAAATGTGCCTGTCATCTCATGGTGTTTGAGTTTATTACTATCATTGCTGTTGTTTCTTACCTTTAAGAGCATGATATCATTGTCTAATGTTGGCTCTATGTAATTTGGATGGATGTGGTAAGTCTCCACTTCCCTGCGCAAAGCACCTTCTCCTTTGTCTGACAGATCATGAGCACCAAGCACTGCTGTGATCTCCGAGTTTCTGCTGACACCAAAATGGTTGACGCTTAACTGACTGAATATATTTGGTAATAGTAGCATGTAATGatgaacaaaacattgcattaaatatgacattttacaATTAATAATATGGGGCCTGCGGGGGGCTGCCTTCGAAGCATCTGTGTTGTCTAAAATTTGCCAGACAACCAGCTTGTACATTTTTGAGATGTTCTAAATTTGAAGCATTAAAATGCAATTTATATCATTACATTTGTATTTACATACagtgatttaaaaagaaaataaagaaaaatacaactTACATATAGCAGTGCGCAGCCGTCATGACAAATCTTTGAGACACAAGGAAGCCACCACATAAGTGTCCTCCATTTACTTGGAGAGACACCATATAGGGTCTTGAGTGGGGTTTAGCCTCTGTGCCATTTATTATTCCAACATCAACACCAGCTAAGTGTGAAAAACGTGGAGAGCTTATGATCACACATTCTACATGACTCTTAAAATATATGTCAATTTACAACAGTTATATATAGATTATTGTAGAAATATTGCAGCTGAAAACTGCACACTAGGATTAACAAGTTCAAACAACATCAGTAattagatgaaaaaaaaaaaaaaatttgaatttcAGCGGAATTTGGTTTGTTTCTGGGATATAACCCCTGTTTTCAGGATCGTTAGAAGTTCAACTGCTAAAAATTACAATAATGAAATACAAAATTGTTTAACTAAAATAAATTTGAGCATATAAATACATGACAACATTTTAGGGCACATTAAAAAATCTAGAATTTgtatctttatatatttatttaaacaaatgatCTTAAAATGTCACTGGGATTgttcaaaatattttcaaaatctaAATAATCTAGTTGCTAGTTAACTGAAATATGAATTAAGAAGCTTGGATTCTAATGTGGGATGGCACGGtgttgtcacagtcacacagttccagggacctggaggttgtgggctgaagtcccgctctgggtgactgtatgtgaggagttcggtgtgttctcctcatgtctgtgtgggtttcctctgggtgcttcggtttcctcccacagtccaaaaacacacattggtaggtggattgatgactcagaagtgtccgtaggtgtgtgtatgtgagtgaatgtgtgagtgtgtgtcaccctgttaaggactggtgccacctcATGGGTGTGTTCCACCTTGCAcgcagtgattcctggtagggtccgaacccaccgcgaccctgaactacaATAATctctcgctacttcgcgggtttttcaagggggcttatggctgCTATATCGCGGGTATTTAgagaaaatctaggaaaaccatgaaagatgaatagccaaaatatttctttaaatccattaaaatttcatagACTAGACCTGTAGGTGACataatatatcatttatttcatagagtacatgtattgttcatgtccacatccaagTGAAacttacttacgctaaatcacagcttaggaattactctattaaagaaactggtaggatatcacatgtagttccagctgaaaaacattatagaatgactgtttactgcaaagggtgggttgttaacagcacagggagggttttaaaagtccaaatactcattaaatacataaaaaaatatcgttcctctacttcgcggaaattcgtttttcgcaggTGGTCTTGCAACGCATCCCCTGTGAAAAATGAGGGATCACTacataagcagtttcagacaatcaatgaatgaaaaaaaggatTCTAATGtgatatcatatatatatgCTGCTGAAATTTTCTGACCCACTAAACACTTTCCCAcattgctgttttgtttaaacaacTCTTACCTGAGTGACTGAGGTTTGGCAGCAGAGCAGTCAGCAGGAGAAGAGAGATGAGAGCCATGGTGCGATAAGAAGGGTGTGTATTTTCCCTGGAGAAGGGTTTAAATAGCCCGCTGGAACACTTCATTTCCCAATAACCATGATTGCTTATGGTTAATGTGGGGCATTTACAGAGAAACAAGAACTAAAGGAAACCGTATTAACCTCTGCTAAAAGACACGTGTAAAAAATGCACCGTACAAAATTTCTGAAGCAGTACTATagttgaaaagtttcccccagATCAATATGCATATATCACTTCATATATCAAAATCATATGTATTTCAGCAGTTTTTTATAttgaaatcaaacaaaaaatgaaaatacacaaTGCATTATACCCAATTTCAAGCCCCATTTTCAGAAAACTTtgagtatttgttttattttttaattatagtgAAGCTTCATTAATTGACTTTCAATTACTAAACATAGAGgtgtttgtaaatataaaacagttttaaaagttaaatctgcaaaacactaaataaaagTTAGGACAGGGGCAAAATAATAGTGAAAAATTTATTAAGTATCACATCACACCGTTTTGAAGAATTATGGTCCAAATACCAAAATGTGCTATGGTCAGAGGAGTCCATGTTTCGGtttgtttaaagaaaaactaACATTGTTTTTTCTGTAATAAAGATCAAATGAAACATCCCGACTGTTATCAGTGATAGGTGCAAAAGCCTACAT encodes:
- the LOC136671940 gene encoding mast cell protease 1-like isoform X2; its protein translation is MALISLLLLTALLPNLSHSAGVDVGIINGTEAKPHSRPYMVSLQVNGGHLCGGFLVSQRFVMTAAHCYINSEITAVLGAHDLSDKGEGALRREVETYHIHPNYIEPTLDNDIMLLKLKETVPLGPTITTISIPKIEEDIPVGTICSVAGWGQTGDNESTSNRLMETSIRVIDCKKHSVNKQRVCAVHPGGACFGDSGGPLVCKDTAVGIDSFITGTCEEPQGPNGFAKISAFLPWISSILDRV
- the LOC136671940 gene encoding mast cell protease 1-like isoform X1; its protein translation is MALISLLLLTALLPNLSHSAGVDVGIINGTEAKPHSRPYMVSLQVNGGHLCGGFLVSQRFVMTAAHCYIRNSEITAVLGAHDLSDKGEGALRREVETYHIHPNYIEPTLDNDIMLLKLKETVPLGPTITTISIPKIEEDIPVGTICSVAGWGQTGDNESTSNRLMETSIRVIDCKKHSVNKQRVCAVHPGGACFGDSGGPLVCKDTAVGIDSFITGTCEEPQGPNGFAKISAFLPWISSILDRV
- the LOC136671358 gene encoding mast cell protease 2-like; this encodes MALLSVSLLAALLPILIHSDSVDVGIVNGTEAKPHSRPYMVSVQTSGGHKCGGFLVSKRFVMTAAHCWNKKLIFTAVLGAHNLKDRKERSITMQVKSYHVHPKYLDDNSFDYDILTLEVNSHFIFNSYFS